Part of the Athalia rosae chromosome 2, iyAthRosa1.1, whole genome shotgun sequence genome, CTCGGATATATTCCCATTTCAACATCTCTGTTAGTATATGCATTCAATGCTTGATGttttgtgaaaagaaaaaaggggagtTGCACTTTGCAGTTGATTGCAATAATCATCCCAAGTCTGCTTTCCAATCAATCCTGCTGTAAAATAACTTTAAAATACATCACATCTATTTTTCCTCTAGTCAATATATTTCACAAATGGCATTGCCTTGGTGTGAATAAAGAGTGTGCATCATTGTCATATTGATTGCTCATTACAAGATACACAAAACGTAATTATACTACAAAATTATGTCGTTTTAGATGTTCTAATGCATGGTAGCGCATCATAGTTTAGAGTATGAAGTGCGTTTAGTTTGTGAATTAATATTTTGGCATCTTATTTGGGTAGTGAGTGGGGGAAAACTTAAATATACAAGATaaacaagataaaaaaaaaaaaaaaaaaaattaaggaaaaatttcctacGTGCACACAATTTTAAAGTCAGTCACATGATTCCTGTGATTTAGCTCTAAACTTCTGACCGTTTTCACGATTGTTTCCCTCTTTTTACTTGAAACATTAACGCTATAAATTCTGTTTTTAATATGCCATTGCCAGTGATGTggtaaacaaaaattataaaaccaAAAGAATACGGCACccagttttcaatttcttgGTGGAGGTAAATGGGCTGCCCATTCCTACGGGTGGAAATTTGCGAATAATGGTGAGTTGTCTACAGGGGGTGGAAGGgtggatgattttttcacaAGTTCAATTTCCGTTTACGAATACACTTGATAGATTTTATACAACATTAATGTCTTGATAGTACTTTGtttgtctaattgtaagtacccTCCTGGAGTGACATGCAATCTCGTGCTATCATGCCAGGTCATATTTCTTTTGCCTTTGAAATATTGCACTTTTGTGTCACGAATCGGTCTTCAATGTCATAAACGaaatcatatacatacatgaatcACAGCTATGCATGCTCCATTGATATTCATTACTGTTTCTCACCACTGGTGATCaccattttttccacttcaCTGGATTATTTTGTCAACACATCTGTCATTGATCGCATAACAATTGAAAGTAATTCATTGcagtaaaaaatttcctaaCGATAGACTCTCGAGTCTAGCTAATAATAtcacattattatacatttgaaTATACTCACACTGTTTCATACATATTACTTCCAACTAAGATTTATAAATGTGTGCAACTCCACAGTATAGCGTCATTAAGATACCAGAATATCTACTCATTGCTTTATACATGCATTTGGTCCCTTGCTCATCCGACTTATCTGTACAAGATGACGATGGAGATGTGTTCAAGTCTGAAATAGTGGTATCGATATTTGAATCGTTTCAATTACTTTACATAAAAACGGTTAACTGAGAATTACAAATGATGCGGGTTAACCAACAGGTTGTTACTTTTGAATTTATGAGTGACCGAAGTTTGTTCATCTGTGACTTCTTTCTAGTTTCAATTTCTAGTTTTTATTTGTGAGTCCGTTTATACTGGCAAACCTTGAGCACTAAAGTTTCATTCAAAGTTGATGATAGATACAAAATCGTTTGGAGATTACCACAGATTCAGCTTCTGTTATTAATCTAGTAACTAGAAATATTTGGTCTGAACGGTTTCAGATCTCATGAGTTGCGAGGTAGCGACCCACAGATACAGGTGTGGTACAAAACAAATTcttctttggaaaaattcctgCAACATTTCCAAGTGACCACATACCTGTCTAACAACTTCTACACAACTCATGTCTTGATCTGCTCATTGAAAAACTCTTAACTAATTTTCATACTAAGGATAAAAAGGCTGAGCAAATCGATAGATAGTCATAGGTGTAACAGTAGGATTATATTTTCGGAGCCAGTCTCTAAAACTCTAAGGGTTCACTTACGCGCTCcatatttatattaaataaCAGTTGAACGGTCAACGATGGAGAAATTTCCACTGAAGGGTACCTTAAGTTCGTCAACATCAACATCGTCGCCTGGTCCTGCACAGTTGAACACGACGCCCACCACCTATCACTCTCTCGATGCCAAGGTAGGCATCCATTATTCACatcccaattttttgtttatcacTCATCTCGATTACATGTCTCCTCtattatgattaattattattattatcatcataccCTGTTCTCCCCTTACAATATACCCattcatttcaacattttggtaAATTAAGGGTAGATTCTTCCTCCTTAAACACCATACAGACATCTGTCACATGCGTGTGGATTATGATATGTAATTACATAACTAAAAATCACTGATATGTAAAACTACGAAAGAAGCACTTCAATTTACTGTATCCTAAAGTTCAGAAGGTAAACAAAAGAGAAACTAATTGTATCTCCTActacgataaaaaatagatgGACATTTGATCTTCTgtgaaaaaataccaaagaatttatttttttcacagacaATGTGCTATTATGTCACAAGTTATTCTGCACGGTAGATGTTGAaacatatattattttctactcGCTTTACTTGTAATCTGGATGAATATGCTTGCTTAATGTTAGTGTGTGTAATAGTAAGGTAAACAACATCAACctacaaaaattatttgtctTCCTAGGTATACTGTTGATGACAGCAGAGACAATCTGATTTCCGGTTGATTCCGATCCattaattgtttttaattgaatttacaGAACGGCAATGGCATAGACAGCGGAAGTACCGGTGACGCTCGTTTGAGACCAACGGGCCTGATCAACAGGGGAACATTAATTAGTAGTGACGAAGATATGCTGCAGGACGTAAATCAACACACACTGGCTTCCCAGCAACAGACAGGGAATAATGCCTACCTAGATCGCAATGTCAGACTCGATGATGGTACTTCACACTGTGAGTATTTCACTATTGTTTCAAATATCCTGTAGCTACGGCTGTCAGCTTTTAACAAAGAATAGTCGATCAATTCCAATTGATGGTATTcactgttttcattttttcccccatttctGTTCATGATTATCCATCTCATATTTGTCCTGTAGATCTGAATCTCATTTTCTTcacattatattttctttttcaggttGCCACATACTTGTTCATTGgtcatattcatttattacacTTGCCTGGGATTCTCGTCCCTGTGTATACAATCTTCATCTGTTCTTTGCAATGCATAACGTGTAATTCTAATATCATTCTGAAATGATGTGCCTCGATTACTTAACGTGTAAATTATGACTAATGTTAATGTGCACGTTGCCTTTAATTTCTAATCATGGATTGTATTCAACTTTGTCTGACTCCATCTTGAGAGCTGGGAAAacagaatatacatatatgtgtaatcATTCATATGACTTATTTACAAGTATTTGTTTGGTGTGGCaagttatacctatatagtgTGTATTCAGGTTTTCACCACACGTTTTTATGTAGCCACTTGGAGCCTACAAACATACATGCTACACGTTGTCAGTCGAAATACAGTGGTCGTCCCCAGCACATCGTAGTCGATTTTATATTTGACGGATATTAAACAGCGGAAATATTTGCTGGAAAAATTCACGACCACAGTTGCAACGAGTGCTGATGATTTCTCCTAGTCAGCTTTTCGGTTTCAGGGTCAACGAACTTTCGGTGAAAGGAAGCAAAAAGTTGATGACCTAATTAAAATTGCTGTAAAACCAAAGCGCGATAAGCGTATAGTTGGTAGTTCGGTGGATAACTAATTGGTAGAGcaatttatttcgattctGTTTTTATCTTATCATATTCTGGTGTTCCAGAGTATTCTGGTATCGGATTCTCTATTTGATGCGGGGAATTCAGAAGAGCCGAGGGAAACCGGTTATttatcctttatttttcttcgtaaaatattttcgcgCGACAAACTTTCGCATTTTGAagtcaaataattgaaacccCCAGGGAATTTGAACTCGATCTGCTTACCCCCTCTCTAGAAGCATAACGAGTGTAATTCCAACGTTCAAAGTCAGCTCAAATTCGAAAGTAAAAGCATGTCGCGTTTCCAGTTCATTGAGTTCGATTGTTACAAGCCTAAAACTTTGCTCTCTTTTTAGTCGAACGCTATCGCCAATatagtttatttattcatcgacaTTTCTAAAGCAAATATCCAACACCAACCATTCGTAAATTGTCTTAACGCTGCTGTTTTTCTAAAATGGAAAAGAGATCCttctcttattgttagatcaAACGAAAACCGACTGTTCACACTCTTGTTGATATTCTTCATAATAACATTATTGCAGTCTGTGTCTACCAgatacgaaaaatgaattctaaTCCAAATCATTCGTTGTTATTGTTCAAAGCGTCAGCGTTATTATGAGACCGTCTCCTAACTATTCAACTCATGATTAATTTCCCCTCCATAAATGGTTTGGCTAATATTGTAATCAATGCAAAGATATGAACTAAAGTGTTACGTTCGCCTGGTTCTGTGGTTCTGGATATCTTCTGCAGAATTTCCTGTACTAACTCTGCCAATATGATTGAATGTGgtgtaaaggaaaaaaaaatacaatgcaATTAGAAGAACTGGGTTAGAGATTATTAGTGACTATTGAGTGTGGTGTGTGGAACCTGCACTTGTGGGATCTTAATCCCTAATTCGATCATTAAAGAAGTGCAAAGAAGCAGGAAAAAAGTCTAAgccgaaaaaaataaggaggcCAAAGGGAAAGCCACCCTTTCGTTCCTATGGGACCACTGCGCTGAAAGTGTTCTTCAATGGCTCGTGATTACACATATGCATACACAAGAagtgattaaaataattacgttTTCTCACATACTTATCAATAGTTAACGTACGAAATTTCCAACTGGTTGGTTAAACAGCCATGTTTGATTGTTTATCTTGTTATTTCTATCGCTGGGGTTATTTGAGCCAAGGTTTGCATAGTTGAATCAGTCTGCTCTGCTGATTCATAAGGCTGTTCTGAGAGCCTGTATgattgaagaaataattttatccagTTGCTGTTACTTATTTTTGCACAGGAATCAAActcttgtttttctctctgttaGTTTTTggtctgatatttttttttcaaacataaaAAGATGGAGAAATATTCCAatgactttgagaatttaggAGAGTGTTCTCTATGTTTAAGGTGGGATTACTTTTTCTGGGATTCAGGGTAAGTTAGTTTCTAATAGAAGTGATTCCACTTTACTTGATTAGCGTTTTTTTTTAGGCTAGCAGCTTTCTGCGTACTCAAAATTACTGCGCTTGTATTTAACTTAAGGACCAAAAGTTATCGACGTCATTCAgcaatataaaaatttaatgtTGACACAGATCTGATATGCGTAGTTGAAATTTTGCTACATTCAAACAAATTTCTTGCAATAATACCAGATTAATGATtgctttattctttttacctcTAGTTTCAGCTGATTCCGATGATATTCCTGGTATTGGACAGTACGATGATTTCCACACAATCGATTGGCAGCGTGATATCGCACGAGATCGAATGCGACATCGTTACATAGTGAAAAAGAAGCATGATTCCATTTTGGACTTGATCAAAGGTGCCCATGACGCATGGTCAGGATGGCTCTGCGTTTTATTTGTCGGATTATTTACTGGCGTAGCTGCAGGTGTCATCGATATTGGGGCATCGTGGATGACTGATCTGAAATTTGGTATCTGTCCGCAAGCTTTTTGGCTAAACAAAGAGCAATGCTGTTGGAGTTACAACGAGACAACATTTGACGGTGGAAATTGTTCACAAGTTAGTATTAAATATATTCTATAATAttttagatatacatataagcaaTTGGTTATTCTTGGATCATGGAATTGGATGGATAGTCAATCGAAACtcatcaaaaatatttcatctatTCCAGTGGTGGTCATGGCCTGAGGTATTCAACCAATCGAAAGACGGAGCTGGCCCGTACATAATATCATACATGTTTTATATTGCTTGGGCACTTTTATTCGCCTCCTTGTCAGCTTCCTTGGTGAGAATGTTTGCCCCTTACGCTTGTGGCTCCGGTATACCTGAGGTaagaatgaacaaaatattttggaatcGGTTTGTTTCACTTTATCCATGTTTCAGATTAAAACAATCCTAAGCGGTTTTATAATTCGTGGATATTTGGGCAAGTGGACTTTGATAATAAAATCCGTTGGTTTGATACTTTCTGTATCTGCAGGCCTCAGTTTGGGCAAAGAAGGCCCGATGGTGCACATAGCATGCTGTATAGGaaacatattttcatatttgttCCCAAAGTATGGAAGAAACGAGGCCAAGAAGCGCGAAATTTTATCCGCAGCTGCTGCGGCTGGGGTATCCGTAGCTTTTGGAGCACCAATTGGTGGCGTGCTATTCAGTTTAGAAGAAGTGAGTCTCGCgttaaatgaataatatttgacAAAGTTTCACTCTACGTTAACTTAATTTCAGGTGAGCTACTACTTTCCGTTGAAAACGCTATGGAGATCATTTTTCTGTGCTTTGATAGCAGCGTTCGTACTTCGCTCCATAAATCCATTTGGTAACGAacattcagttttattttttgtcgagtACAACAAACCATGGATATTCTTTGAACTTGTTCCTTTCGTGATGCTCGGTGTTATGGGAGTGAGTATTCCTCATATTTCTCGATGCACTATTAATGAATTTCCGTTAACCATCAACCGACTCATTTTCAGGGCGTCATTGCAACTTTGTTCATAAAAGCTAATCTCTATTGGTGTCGCTATCGAAAAACGTCAAAACTTGGCCAATATCCAGTAACCGAAGTTTTGGTTGTCACCGTTGCAACAGCTATCATAGCTTACCCAAATCCTTACACCAGGATGAATACTAGTCAACTGATTTACTTATTGTTCAGTCAATGCGGAGTATCTAATGCCGACATTTTGTGGTGAGTACAATAAATTCTtctcaataaatttttatttttttttgtataaaatcTCTATTCATATCATCTTACAGCGATTACAACAGAAATTTCACGGACGTCAATTCTGCTATTGAGATAGCCAAAGCTGGTCCAGGAGTTCACAAAGCCGTTTGGTTACTGGTCTTGGCTTTGATTCTTAAATTGATAATGACAATTTTCACATTTGGTATGAAAGTGCCTTGCGGACTATTCATACCATCGTTGTGTCTTGGTGCGATAATGGGTCGTATCGTCGGTATTGGAATGGAACAACTCGCTTATAAATATCCTCACATTTGGATGTTTAGCGAAGAGTGTTCGACCGGCGTCGATTGTATAACACCTGGTCTTTACGCTATGGTTGGGGCGGCTGCGGTCTTGGGCGGAGTAACGAGAATGACGGTCTCTCTCGTTGTCATAATGTTCGAATTAACGGGAGGAGTGAGATACATAGTTCCTTTAATGGCAGCCGCCATGGCAAGTAAATGGGTGGGCGATGCTTTAGGAAAGCAGGGAATATATGACGCTCATATCGGATTGAATGGTTATCCGTTCTTAGATAGTAAAGATGAGTTTCAACACACCAGTTTAGCAGCGGATGTTATGCAGCCAAAGTAATTGTCCTACTACAATTCTACATTTCCATCTTATTGCtacaatatttttcactctggattcataaattatttcagACGTAATGAGGCATTGAACGTATTAACTCAAGACTCTATGACGGTTGACGACGTCGAAACATTACTCAAAGAAACCGAACACAATGGTTTTCCCGTCATAGTATCGAGAGAGTCGCAATACCTGGTCGGTTTTGTCCTCCGCAGAGATCTGAATCTTGCAATAGCAAACGCCAAACGTCTAATGGAGGGTATAATGGGACAATCTCTTGTTATTTTCACCAGTGGTAACAACGTTCAGACTCATGGTCCTCCACCattaaagttgaaaaaaatattagacaTGGCGCCGATCACAATCACCGATCAAACACCGATGGAAACCGTAGTCGACATGTTCAGAAAATTAGGACTGAGACAAACGCTTGTGACTCACAATGGGTAAGAAAATATATCAATCAATCGAACGAAGAAATTTAACTTATTATTTCACTCGTTCATCAAATATCATTCAAGCGAATACGAAATCAACTCTGCTTCAGGCATAGTCATTtatacatttcattttatttcaggcGGCTTTTAGGTGTTATAACCAAAAAGGATGTTTTGAGACACGTCAAACAACTTGACAACGAAGATCCTAGCTCCGTTTTATTCaattgagtttttttattccctccaaaatgagaaaaaaaaaccttttaaACTTTTAGGCTGAGCATAATATCCTGTATATTAGTATAATTATGatagtaattattattgtctTTACTATTAtgattactgttattattatgattaataataataataataatagtagtgaTAATTAGATTACATGCGTGCAGCTAACCACAAGTAGCTCACatagatttttatatttctataaGTAGTAAATTAATTTCTGTAATAttgtcaatattattattatcattattattattattattattatcattactacattgtttttgttattatcatcgtcattattattattatcgatcatAGGTTGACATTTGAAATATTACTCTTATGATGAAAGCAGCATCGTACTACTATGCGGTCGAAAgaattaccattattattccgttgcaaagaacaaaaaaaaaacgaggtaGAGTCAATTTTGAATACGGTGATGCTGCATCTACTCGATAAGATTGtcaatattattcaaattattagctgattttattttatgaaatttgatGGACTTTACAGTATAACccttagaagaaaaaaaatgaaagataccAGAAGAAAATCCCGTAATAGCTTTGTTGTTATCATcatgtattattatcatcgcgatattttaattttcaatatttaggTAATAAATAACTATACAAtgttaattacaataattattatgtataagATGATGAATGTATCTCActtcgatatatacatatgtatatttgaacGTATATTATGGTTATTGAATGTgtaaatatgaagaaaatagtaataaaacaaaaaaaaatcttaataCATTATTAATCGCTGAAATGGAAGGATATTGAATCAGAATGATTTAAAACCTTATCCTTCAATTTTATAAGTATCGCAagtttctattcatttttgatTCGGCGAAACCACCTCTCCTAAATTACAATCATCAGAAATTCCTTGGCCCAGATTCGCAGGGGATTCTGTAATTGAAGAGGGGCGTCGACATCTTTATCGCGCGGATTtcgtcgttgattttttcctgGCAGACGAATCGAGCAATTATCTGCTAAGGTTACTtgtgttttatttcatgttGTTTCATATAATCAAATCAGTACGATATTCAAACTGCCTAATTCCACCCGTTCGTTAATCAAGGTTTTCTATGAATACATTCAGACTCATGCATTCACGTACATAGTTCAGAATAATTCTTCATCTAATTCCAAAGCGAAGATATTGTAGCGACAATAATTTGTGACCTTTTAAACTTATGTAACGACCATCGTCGACGGTACGTGACAACCTCATGAGAACTCGTTCTAGTTGATAAGAACGTTCTGATAAGAAATTAACATCCTGAAACTCTTGGAGACAAGATTACCCACAATGACGGAGGTCAAAACATGATTTTTAAATCAGTTAATCAGACACGGGACCCCCGTACGGCGACATCATCGTagttattaatatttaatacAACAAATGAAATTACTTTATCTATTTCAGAATTATACTGCAG contains:
- the LOC105692510 gene encoding H(+)/Cl(-) exchange transporter 5 isoform X2, which produces MEKFPLKGTLSSSTSTSSPGPAQLNTTPTTYHSLDAKNGNGIDSGSTGDARLRPTGLINRGTLISSDEDMLQDVNQHTLASQQQTGNNAYLDRNVRLDDGTSHFSADSDDIPGIGQYDDFHTIDWQRDIARDRMRHRYIVKKKHDSILDLIKGAHDAWSGWLCVLFVGLFTGVAAGVIDIGASWMTDLKFGICPQAFWLNKEQCCWSYNETTFDGGNCSQWWSWPEVFNQSKDGAGPYIISYMFYIAWALLFASLSASLVRMFAPYACGSGIPEIKTILSGFIIRGYLGKWTLIIKSVGLILSVSAGLSLGKEGPMVHIACCIGNIFSYLFPKYGRNEAKKREILSAAAAAGVSVAFGAPIGGVLFSLEEVSYYFPLKTLWRSFFCALIAAFVLRSINPFGNEHSVLFFVEYNKPWIFFELVPFVMLGVMGGVIATLFIKANLYWCRYRKTSKLGQYPVTEVLVVTVATAIIAYPNPYTRMNTSQLIYLLFSQCGVSNADILCDYNRNFTDVNSAIEIAKAGPGVHKAVWLLVLALILKLIMTIFTFGMKVPCGLFIPSLCLGAIMGRIVGIGMEQLAYKYPHIWMFSEECSTGVDCITPGLYAMVGAAAVLGGVTRMTVSLVVIMFELTGGVRYIVPLMAAAMASKWVGDALGKQGIYDAHIGLNGYPFLDSKDEFQHTSLAADVMQPKRNEALNVLTQDSMTVDDVETLLKETEHNGFPVIVSRESQYLVGFVLRRDLNLAIANAKRLMEGIMGQSLVIFTSGNNVQTHGPPPLKLKKILDMAPITITDQTPMETVVDMFRKLGLRQTLVTHNGRLLGVITKKDVLRHVKQLDNEDPSSVLFN
- the LOC105692510 gene encoding H(+)/Cl(-) exchange transporter 5 isoform X3, giving the protein MNGNGIDSGSTGDARLRPTGLINRGTLISSDEDMLQDVNQHTLASQQQTGNNAYLDRNVRLDDGTSHCGITFSGIQVSADSDDIPGIGQYDDFHTIDWQRDIARDRMRHRYIVKKKHDSILDLIKGAHDAWSGWLCVLFVGLFTGVAAGVIDIGASWMTDLKFGICPQAFWLNKEQCCWSYNETTFDGGNCSQWWSWPEVFNQSKDGAGPYIISYMFYIAWALLFASLSASLVRMFAPYACGSGIPEIKTILSGFIIRGYLGKWTLIIKSVGLILSVSAGLSLGKEGPMVHIACCIGNIFSYLFPKYGRNEAKKREILSAAAAAGVSVAFGAPIGGVLFSLEEVSYYFPLKTLWRSFFCALIAAFVLRSINPFGNEHSVLFFVEYNKPWIFFELVPFVMLGVMGGVIATLFIKANLYWCRYRKTSKLGQYPVTEVLVVTVATAIIAYPNPYTRMNTSQLIYLLFSQCGVSNADILCDYNRNFTDVNSAIEIAKAGPGVHKAVWLLVLALILKLIMTIFTFGMKVPCGLFIPSLCLGAIMGRIVGIGMEQLAYKYPHIWMFSEECSTGVDCITPGLYAMVGAAAVLGGVTRMTVSLVVIMFELTGGVRYIVPLMAAAMASKWVGDALGKQGIYDAHIGLNGYPFLDSKDEFQHTSLAADVMQPKRNEALNVLTQDSMTVDDVETLLKETEHNGFPVIVSRESQYLVGFVLRRDLNLAIANAKRLMEGIMGQSLVIFTSGNNVQTHGPPPLKLKKILDMAPITITDQTPMETVVDMFRKLGLRQTLVTHNGRLLGVITKKDVLRHVKQLDNEDPSSVLFN
- the LOC105692510 gene encoding H(+)/Cl(-) exchange transporter 5 isoform X4 — protein: MLQDVNQHTLASQQQTGNNAYLDRNVRLDDGTSHCGITFSGIQVSADSDDIPGIGQYDDFHTIDWQRDIARDRMRHRYIVKKKHDSILDLIKGAHDAWSGWLCVLFVGLFTGVAAGVIDIGASWMTDLKFGICPQAFWLNKEQCCWSYNETTFDGGNCSQWWSWPEVFNQSKDGAGPYIISYMFYIAWALLFASLSASLVRMFAPYACGSGIPEIKTILSGFIIRGYLGKWTLIIKSVGLILSVSAGLSLGKEGPMVHIACCIGNIFSYLFPKYGRNEAKKREILSAAAAAGVSVAFGAPIGGVLFSLEEVSYYFPLKTLWRSFFCALIAAFVLRSINPFGNEHSVLFFVEYNKPWIFFELVPFVMLGVMGGVIATLFIKANLYWCRYRKTSKLGQYPVTEVLVVTVATAIIAYPNPYTRMNTSQLIYLLFSQCGVSNADILCDYNRNFTDVNSAIEIAKAGPGVHKAVWLLVLALILKLIMTIFTFGMKVPCGLFIPSLCLGAIMGRIVGIGMEQLAYKYPHIWMFSEECSTGVDCITPGLYAMVGAAAVLGGVTRMTVSLVVIMFELTGGVRYIVPLMAAAMASKWVGDALGKQGIYDAHIGLNGYPFLDSKDEFQHTSLAADVMQPKRNEALNVLTQDSMTVDDVETLLKETEHNGFPVIVSRESQYLVGFVLRRDLNLAIANAKRLMEGIMGQSLVIFTSGNNVQTHGPPPLKLKKILDMAPITITDQTPMETVVDMFRKLGLRQTLVTHNGRLLGVITKKDVLRHVKQLDNEDPSSVLFN
- the LOC105692510 gene encoding H(+)/Cl(-) exchange transporter 3 isoform X5, whose product is MARDYTYAYTRISADSDDIPGIGQYDDFHTIDWQRDIARDRMRHRYIVKKKHDSILDLIKGAHDAWSGWLCVLFVGLFTGVAAGVIDIGASWMTDLKFGICPQAFWLNKEQCCWSYNETTFDGGNCSQWWSWPEVFNQSKDGAGPYIISYMFYIAWALLFASLSASLVRMFAPYACGSGIPEIKTILSGFIIRGYLGKWTLIIKSVGLILSVSAGLSLGKEGPMVHIACCIGNIFSYLFPKYGRNEAKKREILSAAAAAGVSVAFGAPIGGVLFSLEEVSYYFPLKTLWRSFFCALIAAFVLRSINPFGNEHSVLFFVEYNKPWIFFELVPFVMLGVMGGVIATLFIKANLYWCRYRKTSKLGQYPVTEVLVVTVATAIIAYPNPYTRMNTSQLIYLLFSQCGVSNADILCDYNRNFTDVNSAIEIAKAGPGVHKAVWLLVLALILKLIMTIFTFGMKVPCGLFIPSLCLGAIMGRIVGIGMEQLAYKYPHIWMFSEECSTGVDCITPGLYAMVGAAAVLGGVTRMTVSLVVIMFELTGGVRYIVPLMAAAMASKWVGDALGKQGIYDAHIGLNGYPFLDSKDEFQHTSLAADVMQPKRNEALNVLTQDSMTVDDVETLLKETEHNGFPVIVSRESQYLVGFVLRRDLNLAIANAKRLMEGIMGQSLVIFTSGNNVQTHGPPPLKLKKILDMAPITITDQTPMETVVDMFRKLGLRQTLVTHNGRLLGVITKKDVLRHVKQLDNEDPSSVLFN
- the LOC105692510 gene encoding H(+)/Cl(-) exchange transporter 5 isoform X1; amino-acid sequence: MEKFPLKGTLSSSTSTSSPGPAQLNTTPTTYHSLDAKNGNGIDSGSTGDARLRPTGLINRGTLISSDEDMLQDVNQHTLASQQQTGNNAYLDRNVRLDDGTSHCGITFSGIQVSADSDDIPGIGQYDDFHTIDWQRDIARDRMRHRYIVKKKHDSILDLIKGAHDAWSGWLCVLFVGLFTGVAAGVIDIGASWMTDLKFGICPQAFWLNKEQCCWSYNETTFDGGNCSQWWSWPEVFNQSKDGAGPYIISYMFYIAWALLFASLSASLVRMFAPYACGSGIPEIKTILSGFIIRGYLGKWTLIIKSVGLILSVSAGLSLGKEGPMVHIACCIGNIFSYLFPKYGRNEAKKREILSAAAAAGVSVAFGAPIGGVLFSLEEVSYYFPLKTLWRSFFCALIAAFVLRSINPFGNEHSVLFFVEYNKPWIFFELVPFVMLGVMGGVIATLFIKANLYWCRYRKTSKLGQYPVTEVLVVTVATAIIAYPNPYTRMNTSQLIYLLFSQCGVSNADILCDYNRNFTDVNSAIEIAKAGPGVHKAVWLLVLALILKLIMTIFTFGMKVPCGLFIPSLCLGAIMGRIVGIGMEQLAYKYPHIWMFSEECSTGVDCITPGLYAMVGAAAVLGGVTRMTVSLVVIMFELTGGVRYIVPLMAAAMASKWVGDALGKQGIYDAHIGLNGYPFLDSKDEFQHTSLAADVMQPKRNEALNVLTQDSMTVDDVETLLKETEHNGFPVIVSRESQYLVGFVLRRDLNLAIANAKRLMEGIMGQSLVIFTSGNNVQTHGPPPLKLKKILDMAPITITDQTPMETVVDMFRKLGLRQTLVTHNGRLLGVITKKDVLRHVKQLDNEDPSSVLFN